A window of the Lolium perenne isolate Kyuss_39 chromosome 7, Kyuss_2.0, whole genome shotgun sequence genome harbors these coding sequences:
- the LOC127301110 gene encoding uncharacterized protein, whose protein sequence is MAVWRKKVVFRARRAWAALSGRILGARKTGNGGILKLHEDVQTCGYQDVQVMFDMLTSELEAAHARKQPPSPPLAWSDPSSSSSMAAVQ, encoded by the exons ATGGCGGTGTGGCGGAAGAAGGTCGTGTTCCGGGCGCGCCGTGCGTGGGCCGCGCTCTCCGGCCGCATCCTCGGCGCCCGCAAGACTG GCAACGGTGGCATCTTGAAGCTCCACGAGGACGTGCAGACCTGCGGATACCAGGACGTGCAGGTCATGTTCGACATGCTCACCTCTGAGCTGGAGGCAGCGCACGCACGCAAGCAGCCTCCATCACCTCCGCTGGCATGGTCTGacccctcctcgtcgtcctcaaTGGCGGCGGTGCAGTAG